AAAGGCTATCTGGACAAACCTACGGTGGTTCAAAACGTGGAAACGCTTTGTTATGTGCCGTACATTATTGCCAACGGTGCGGAATGGTTTCGGACCCACGGGACGATGAAATCCACCGGAACCAAGTTGTTCAGCATTTCCGGCGATGTGGAGAATCCGGGGGTTTACGAAGTGGAATTGGGAATCACGGTACGGGAACTGTTGGAGATGGTTGGTGCAAAGGATACCAAAGCGGTTCAGGTAGGCGGAGCGTCCGGAATTTGTGTGTCGGAGAAGGATTTTGACAAACCCATCGCCTTTGAGGGGCTGCCTCCCGGTGGATCGATTATTGTTTTTAATCATTCACGAAAGATGCTTCACGTGCTTGAGAATTTTATGGAATTTTTCGTGGAGGAATCCTGCGGTCAGTGTACGCCGTGCCGGGAGGGGAATTATCGGCTTCTGGAGGGTGTCCGACTGCTGAAAAAGGGGGATTGCACGGTTGCCTATTTGCGCGATCTGATGGAGTTGGCGCGTGTGATGCAAATTTCCTCGAAATGCGGTTTGGGACAAATGTCGCCGAATCCGTTTATTTCGATCATCGAAAATTTTAAAGACGAAATTTTGTACAGTTAGCGTAATGGCCGGTGTGTTAATCTAAAATGATGAAATTGTAAACTTGATGATGGAGTCTGCTCTAAAAGACATTTTTCCACGAATTGATTTTGGTGAAACTAAATTGACATTATTCGTGTCAGTCGCGGCTTTGGAGTGAACTCAGAATTCATGGAAAATTCACTTTTCTTCAGATGAGGAGAGACGTTGTATGGAACTGATCCCAATTAAAATCAACAATAAAGAAATTAAAGTCAAA
The genomic region above belongs to Calditrichota bacterium and contains:
- a CDS encoding iron hydrogenase — its product is MKNSKKRILFGEYIVGSGLAAALKLKPKEVVNEVKKSELRGRGGAGFPTGLKWESAAVQKADQKFIICNADEGEPGTFKDRLLLMEHPGKILEGMAIAGYAIGAHHGIIYLRGEYVYLKKGIEERIDHMKATNLLGDKILGKRFNFDVEIRLGAGAYVCGEEFALIESLNGRRGEPRNKPPFPTEKGYLDKPTVVQNVETLCYVPYIIANGAEWFRTHGTMKSTGTKLFSISGDVENPGVYEVELGITVRELLEMVGAKDTKAVQVGGASGICVSEKDFDKPIAFEGLPPGGSIIVFNHSRKMLHVLENFMEFFVEESCGQCTPCREGNYRLLEGVRLLKKGDCTVAYLRDLMELARVMQISSKCGLGQMSPNPFISIIENFKDEILYS